The following proteins come from a genomic window of Daphnia carinata strain CSIRO-1 chromosome 6, CSIRO_AGI_Dcar_HiC_V3, whole genome shotgun sequence:
- the LOC130689584 gene encoding acyl-CoA Delta-9 desaturase-like has translation MWHTPDPSADLVSLSILGVLAEEDDDFKQRQSSARRKVVARPRNAPLVNTQEDPNGNRQPPLQIVWRNVLVFIYLHAAAIYGFYLCFTAAKLPTLVWAFSLFIYGGFGITGGAHRLWAHRCYKAKWPLRLYAAIGQTISVQNDIYEWSRDHRVHHKFSETDADPHNARRGFFFAHVGWLLCKKHPEVIRRGKTIDMSDVLQDPIVAFQRKYYIPLVLLLAFAMPAFVPWYFWGESFKTAFFVAAIFRYVFTLNVTWLVNSAAHLWGSHPYDKGINPAENKMVAFLTSGEGWHNYHHVFPWDYKSAELGHYSMNVTKAVIDFFAWIGWAYDLKTVPEKIIRNRVHRTGDGTHPFALEDSEYTLDDMTVNDDLFSEIVPQER, from the exons ATGTGGCACACTCCGGATCCCAGCGCGGATTTAGTTAGTTTGTCCATTCTGGGTGTGTTAGCCGAAGAGGACGATGACTTCAAACAACGGCAATCCAGCGCGCGTCGTAAAGTTGTTGCTAGACCCAGAAACGCCCCCCTTGTCAACACCCAGGAGGATCCGAACGGCAATCGGCAACCGCCATTGCAAATCGTTTGGCGAAATGTATTAGTATTCATTTATCTGCACGCCGCTGCCATCTACGGCTTCTATCTCTGTTTCACGGCCGCTAAATTACCAACTTTAGTTTGGG CGTTTTCCTTGTTTATTTACGGTGGCTTCGGAATAACGGGCGGAGCGCATCGATTATGGGCTCATCGTTGTTACAAGGCGAAATGGCCATTACGTCTGTACGCCGCCATAGGCCAAACTATATCCGTCCAG aatgacatTTACGAGTGGAGCAGAGATCATAGGGTACACCATAAATTTAGTGAAACGGACGCCGATCCGCACAACGCCCGACGCGGTTTCTTCTTCGCTCACGTTGGATGGCTGTTGTGTAAGAAACATCCCGAGGTGATACGTCGAGGTAAGACGATCGATATGAGCGACGTCCTACAAGATCCCATCGTGGCTTTCCAGCGAAA GTATTACATCCCGTTGGTGTTACTACTGGCGTTCGCCATGCCAGCGTTCGTGCCCTGGTATTTTTGGGGCGAGTCGTTCAAAACGGCTTTCTTCGTCGCCGCCATTTTTCGTTACGTTTTCACGCTCAATGTGACGTGGCTCGTGAACAGCGCCGCTCACCTGTGGGGCAGTCATCCCTACGACAA GGGAATCAATCCGGCCGAGAACAAGATGGTTGCGTTCCTGACATCCGGCGAAGGTTGGCACAATTACCATCACGTTTTCCCGTGGGACTACAAATCGGCCGAATTAGGTCATTACAGCATGAACGTGACGAAGGCCGTCATCGATTTCTTTGCTTGGATCGGATGGGCTTACGATTTGAAAACCGTTCCGGAAAAGATCATTCGAAATCGCGTCCATCGAACGGGCGATGGCACTCATCCGTTCGCTTTGGAAGACAGCGAGTACACGCTGGACGACATGACAGTTAACGATGATTTGTTTAGCGAAATCGTTCCGCAAGAACGTTAG
- the LOC130689552 gene encoding LOW QUALITY PROTEIN: ABC transporter G family member 20-like (The sequence of the model RefSeq protein was modified relative to this genomic sequence to represent the inferred CDS: substituted 1 base at 1 genomic stop codon) produces the protein MLASSHHLDGDNGTAVLVRNAIKSYGTGKKRSAVLAGFDMNVQRGTIYGLLGSSGCGKTTLLSCLVGRRSLNSGEVLVFGNKPGTPESGIPGPRVGYMPQELALYGDFTIKETLQYFGRIYNLRKAFVKEQLEFLSKLLDLPPSDRYVKTLSGGQKRRVSFAVALFHEPELLILDEPTVGVDPLLRRSIWDHLLRQSVDHGKTVIVTTHYIEEARQANTIGMMRSGRLLAEESPEKLLNHYRLSSLEDVFLKLCIEGNSNHPADQFNESLSIVTPSDEIGLPQQSVEGHDNTSFDRNNRIDVSQGNIDQQRCNNNQQLPVIHTDHWDVRDAHRFSFYLAQXFFRYCSIQDRKATSYSCKSSGYANRARQRKCRNQTVPLPSLHRLDALIRKNYLISFRNIGIFLFIYLLPAFQATIFNVTLGHEPKDLKMAIVNDELNSRQGQICNYTTDCSYSMLSCRYLRYVNKNIIQVPFDNVSSAMEAGKNGHVWGVVHFGRNFTEEFELRQMEGDSATMENIMRSRISVNMDSSNQQIDVFIEKWLMEAFRDFLQNFMKSCQYEPEAGYIPIVFLDPVYGKKDTPFTEFMAPGLIISIVYFMAVSLTAGVFVAERKQGLLDRSLVAGVTMTEILVGHLFNMFTIIMGQTGFVFLCMLVIFNIPCQGNVALAVFITCLQGFVGMCFGLLITTACDDEATALNLSQASFIPLLVMGGICWPIEGMPYYLRYVAYSMPVTYAIESLRSIFSRGWGIEEVDVYAGILISIAWIFALLILSLIVVRTRKYSS, from the exons ATGCTTGCTTCATCGCACCATCTCGATGGTGACAATGGCACAGCAGTGTTAGTTCGCAACGCCATTAAAAGCTATGGAACAGGGAAGAAACGTAGTGCCGTACTCGCTGGATTCGACATGAACGTTCAAAGAGGAACCAT ATATGGATTGTTGGGATCCAGCGGATGCGGTAAGACGACCCTGTTGAGCTGCCTGGTTGGACGTCGTAGTTTAAACAGTGGGGAAGTGCTCGTCTTTGGTAATAAACCAGGCACTCCGGAGAGCGGGATCCCTGGCCCGCGGGTCGGTTACATGCCCCAGGAACTGGCATTGTACGGAGACTTCACCATCAAAGAGACGCTGCAATATTTCGGACGCATTTACAACCTGCGAAAGGCGTTTGTCAAAGAACAGTTAGAATTTCTTTCCAAGCTGCTGGATCTCCCACCGAGCGATCGTTACGTCAAGACGCTCAGTGGTGGTCAGAAGCGACGAGTCTCATTCGCAGTGGCTTTGTTCCACGAGCCTGAATTGCTCATCTTAGACGAACCAACTGTTGGCGTCGATCCCTTACTCAGACGCAG TATTTGGGATCATCTCCTCCGGCAGAGTGTCGATCATGGAAAGACGGTCATTGTAACAACCCACTACATCGAAGAAGCCCGACAAGCCAATACG ATTGGGATGATGCGTTCTGGTCGTTTGCTTGCTGAAGAATCGCCAGAAAAATTGTTGAATCATTACAGACTTTCGTCTTTGGAAGATGTGTTCTTAAAACTCTGCATCGAAGGTAATAGCAATCATCCAGCCGATCAATTTAACGAGTCGCTGTCGATTGTCACGCCTTCCGACGAAATCGGCCTGCCCCAACAGTCTGTGGAAGGTCACGACAACACGTCCTTCGATCGTAACAATCGAATCGATGTCTCTCAAGGAAACATTGACCAACAGCGGTGCAATAATAACCAACAACTTCCCGTCATCCACACCGATCATTGGGATGTAAGAGATGCGCAtcggttttcattttatttggcTCAATAATTCTTTCGCTATTGTTCTATCCAGGACCGCAAAGCAACAAGCTATTCGTGCAAATCTAGCGGATATGCAAATAGGGCGAGGCAAAGAAAGTGCCGAAATCAAACCGTGCCATTGCCTTCTTTGCATCGCCTTGACGCCCTTATTCGCAAGAATTATTTGATATCATTTAGGAATATTGG GATATTTTTATTCATCTACTTGTTGCCTGCCTTCCAAGCCACCATTTTCAATGTGACGCTGGGACACGAACCGAAGGATCTCAAGATGGCTATTGTTAATGACGAATTGAATTCCAGACAAGGCCAGATCTGCAATTATACGACTGACTGTTCGTATTCGATGCTGAGCTGCCGCTATCTTCGATACGTAAATAAGAATATCATTCAG GTTCCTTTTGACAATGTTTCGAGTGCTATGGAAGCAGGGAAAAATGGACACGTTTGGGGTGTGGTCCATTTCGGACGTAATTTCACGGAAGAATTCGAACTCCGGCAAATGGAAGGCGATTCCGCGACTATGGAAAATATAATGCGCAGTCGCATCAGCGTCAACATGGATTCTTCAA ATCAACAGATTGACGTATTTATCGAAAAATGGCTGATGGAAGCCTTTCGGGATTTCTTGCAAAATTTTATGAAGTCTTGCCAGTACGAGCCAGAGGCGGGTTACATTCCTATCGTG TTCCTAGATCCTGTTTACGGTAAAAAAGATACTCCATTCACGGAATTCATGGCTCCCGGTCTTATTATCTC gatcgTTTACTTCATGGCTGTTTCGTTAACCGCTGGAGTCTTCGTTGCCGAAAGGAAACAGGGCCTTCTCGATCGCAGTTTAGTGGCTG GTGTAACGATGACCGAAATCCTAGTCGGTCATTTATTCAACATGTTCACTATAATCATGGGTCAAACGGGCTTCGTTTTCTTGTGCATGTTGGTGATCTTCAACATCCCATGCCAAGGCAATGTAGCGTTAGCAGTGTTCATTACTTGTCTCCAGGGATTTGTTGGCATGTGTTTTG GTCTACTGATAACAACGGCATGCGATGATGAAGCAACAGCCCTGAATCTTTCGCAGGCCAGTTTCATTCCGCTGTTGGTTATGGGTGGCATTTGTTGGCCCATCGAAGGCATGCCGTACTATCTCAGGTATGTCGCTTACTCCATGCCGGTGACGTACGCTATTGAATCGTTGAGATCCATTTTCTCACGAGGGTGGGGCATCGAAGAAGTTGACGTGTACGCCGGAATTCTGATCAGCATCGCGTGGATTTTTGCATTGTTGATTTTGAGTTTGATTGTGGTCCGCACACGAAAGTATTCCAGTTGA
- the LOC130689575 gene encoding lipase lipl-4-like, whose product MKGTSTFFQSVASFVIVYCFLTLDTRTVLSPFVNNPFTQIKELFQHILQPRLDRCVIQEPESFMTTPEIIVSRGYPLEIHHVVTDDGYILELHRIPFGRRDTRFENGTLQRKPVFLLHGMMATDHFWLFSSSNNSLAYILADHGFDVWLGNTRGNMYSRKHISLDPNTDKEFWDYSWDEMGQYDVPASIDYVLNVTRQEKLAAYFGYSLGCSVFFMSASQYPRINDQVEVMIGLGPTVSVAHLNNFFRFLAPFVKPYQFLQQWLGIGEVHRNDGFLHQMTRLIGETSHFGAVIGRHVLFQIFGYSEIYNETDVFRLAGHYPAGGSANSMAHLLQNYNSGESFLHFDHGPDGNMERYGTVHPPEYNLTRVTAPVYLVHAENDPFATVEDVSWLMARLGNLKGTIRVDSPAFSHGDFIWSPRLAELVHLPVIDLLPSPFVYQQDYI is encoded by the exons ATGAAAGGGACATCGACTTTCTTCCAATCAGTTGCCAGTTTCGTGATTGtctattgttttttaactCTTGATACGCGGACGGTATTATCACCGTTCGTCAACAATCCGTTCACGCAGATTAAGGAATTGTTCCAACACATCCTCCAACCTCGACTGGACCGCTGTGTTATTCAAGAACCCGAGAGCTTCATGACAACG CCTGAAATCATTGTCAGTCGAGGCTACCCATTGGAAATCCACCATGTTGTCACCGATGATGGATACATCCTTGAGCTGCATCGCATACCGTTCGGAAGACGTGACACGCGTTTCGAAAACGGCACACTTCAGCGAAAGCCAGTCTTTCTTCTGCACGGCATGATGGCCACGGACCATTTTTGGCTATTTAGTTCATCGAACAATTCACTTG CTTACATCTTAGCGGATCATGGCTTCG ATGTGTGGTTGGGCAATACTAGAGGAAACATGTACTCGAGGAAGCACATCAGTTTGGATCCAAACACTGACAAGGAATTCTGGGACTATTC ATGGGACGAAATGGGCCAATACGACGTCCCGGCCAGCATCGATTACGTGTTGAACGTCACAAGACAAGAGAAACTGGCCGCTTATTTCGGTTACTCCCTCGGTTGCAGCGTATTCTTCATGAGCGCTTCCCAGTATCCGCGAATCAACGATCAAGTCGAAGTGATGATCGGCCTTGGACCAACCGTTAGCGTTgctcatttgaataattttttccgCTTCTTGGCACCGTTCGTGAAACCTTATCAA TTTTTGCAGCAATGGCTGGGAATTGGTGAAGTGCACAGGAACGATGGTTTTCTACACCAAATGACTCGTCTCATAGGTGAGACTTCTCATTTCGGTGCAGTTATCGGCAGGCATGTTCTGTTCCAAATATTTGGCTACTCCGAAATATACAACGAG ACTGACGTGTTCCGTTTAGCCGGACATTATCCGGCCGGTGGCTCAGCCAACTCGATGGCCCATCTTCTTCAAAACTACAACTCAG GGGAATCATTCTTGCACTTCGATCACGGTCCGGACGGAAACATGGAACGATACGGCACGGTTCATCCACCAGAGTACAATCTCACTCGTGTGACTGCTCCTGTCTATTTGGTTCACGCCGAGAATGATCCATTTGCTACAGTAGAG GATGTGTCTTGGTTGATGGCCAGGCTAGGCAATTTAAAAGGAACTATACGGGTGGACAGTCCAGCCTTCAGTCACGGTGATTTCATCTGGTCCCCTCGACTGGCTGAGTTGGTTCATCTACCTGTGATTGACTTGTTGCCGTCACCTTTCGTCTATCAACAAGATTATATCTAG